From Alteromonas sp. BL110:
GAGTGGATGCACAACATTTACAATATTACCCAAAACCAATTTAATGGGCTGTTTAGTGATTGGGAGGACTCAGTCCATCCTAATGATGTCGATAGCGTAAAGAAAAAAATTGAGAAAGCAGTATTGGAAAAATCTTCTTTTGAAGCAACGTATAGAATTAAAGCCTTAAAAGAGCAATATCGTCACGTTAAAGCATACGGCCGCGTTGAAGGTAGTAAGATGTTCGGTATTAACGTTGACATTACTGAGCAAATAGAAGCCGAGAAAAAAATTAAAAAGCATGCTAATAGCGACACCTTAACGGGGCTTGCCAATAGATTGGCGTTATCTACTTATATGCGCAATGAACTTCCCCGGCTAGAAAGAAACACAAAGATTTGTACCTTATTCTATCTCGACCTTAACCGCTTCAAACCTCTCAATGATGAATATGGTCATGCCCTTGGCGATGAGGTACTTGTAGAGCTCGCACAAAGGCTAAAAGCTTTGTGCCGTTCATACGACATTGCCGCGCGTGTGGGTGGTGATGAATTTATTGTTGTGGTCACTGAACTTAGTAAAGAATACGACACTGAGCGGATAGCGATGCGGCTATTTAAGACACTGACTCAGCCTATCACTACCGCACAAGGGGAATTTAGCGTAGGGGTCAGTATCGGGCATGCAAGCTATCCTTCAGAGGGAAAGACGTTAGAAGAACTTATTCATATAGCTGATGAAAGGATGTATGAAGATAAGAAGCAACATTTAAGGAAAATTGAAAAATCAAAGTGATGCAGCATTGGAGTATTTCGAAGGAAAGTCTTTATCAGTGATCACTGGATGAAAAAAAAGCGCCCATTGGGCGCTTTTCTTGAAACCTAGTCTTATCGACGTAGACCTAGACGCTTGATTAGGTCAAGGTAACGCTCAGCGTTCTTGCCTTTAAGGTAGTCTAGAAGCTTACGACGTTGGCTAACCATACGTAGAAGACCACGACGAGAGTGGTGATCTTTCTTATGATCAGCAAAGTGACCTTGAAGCTTGTTGATGTTATGAGTAAGCAAAGCAACTTGAACTTCTGGTGAACCAGTGTCGCCTTCTTTTACGCCGTACTCAGCAATGATTTTCGCGGTTTCTGCTTTAGTTAGTGACATATCATTCTCCTAAAATTTATGCTTCGCCGATCACTAATTCAGCAAAGCGGAATGAGCGCCGTATTATAATGACGTTTACAGACTTAGCAAGCCATAAACCGTCTTTATTTACAGGCGCAACGTCTATGAATAAACAACCCGTCGCTTAGGGTTAACAAACACTTCTTGTTTGGGTGTACCTTGATCTTTCGGGTCAAGCACCCCTTCCCCTACGCCGAGAAAAATACCACTGGTATCAACGCCGTGATAAACGCGGTAAGACGTGCCTTCACTAAGCGCCTCGCAGCACTTGCCTTTAACCGATTGACCATTATCAAAGCGGTTTCTTTCCGCATCGTTAATAGTTACAAAAGGCAGACGACTGACAGCCGTATCCATAGGAATGAGCAAGTCATCGAGTGCTTTAAAGTCACCATCTTCGAGCGACTCCTGAATTTCAATCAATGTATCTAGCGAAACCATTTTATCCGTAGGATAGTCAGCGACTTCTGTACGATGTAAACGGGTTACATAAGCACCACAGCCAAGGTTCTGACCTAAATCATCCACGATAGAGCGAATATAGGTACCTTTGCTGCACTTAATGCGCATATCCACAAAAGGTAGTTCGATTCGCAGTACGTCAAGTTCATACACTTCAATATCACGGGGTTCACGCTCAATCTCTATGCCTTGACGCGCATAGTGATAAAGTGGCTTACCTTGATGTTTAAGCGCAGAAAACATAGAAGGAATTTGTTTACTCTTACCTAAAAACGCTAAACATGCCTTACGTACTCGCTCTTCAGTGACTTCAACGGGCTTCTCTTCTACCACTTCACCGTCAGCGTCAGACGTGGTTGTGCGCACGCCAAGTTGCGCCGTAACCTCGTAGGTCTTTTCCGCATCCAAAAGAAACTGTGAGAACTTGGTAGCTTCACCCAAACACAGCGGCAGCATACCGCTAGCTAACGGGTCAAGCGCGCCAGTGTGCCCAGCTTTGGTCGCCTTATACAGCCAACGTACTTTCTGTAATAGTTGGTTAGATGATCCACCAAGCGGTTTATCAAGCAATACTATGCCGTTAATATCACGGCCCTTACGACGTCTTGCCATCTACTCCTGCTCTTGTGAATCGTCTTCATCGCGCTTCGACTCATCTTTAGCGATGGTCTGTGACACAAGATTAGAAATGCGCATACCTTCAACAATCGATTTATCTTCAAAAAAATGAAGGTCTGGCACTGAACGCATGCGAATGCGCTTGGCAAGGATACTGCGAATAAACTTTTTGTATTCAGCTAGCTGCTTGATTTGCGCTTTGCCCTCTTCTTCAGTGCTGTTGTAGATAGTTACAAAGATTTTCGCGTGGGCGAGGTCGCGCGATACATCTACATCAGAAACCGTGATTAAAGGCATATCGCCGACACGGTGTTTATATTCGTTTTGCAGAATGCTCGCTACTTCTTTATGAACTTGCTGAGCCACTCTGTCGGTACGTGAAAATTCACGAGCCATTGTACTCTCCTTTCCTTATTCAACGTAGGACATGCTTGAGACTGTATACATTATACAGACAAAAACGGGAGCACTCGGCCCCCGTTTTTCACATGCCGAATTAACTAAGGCAATTAAATTTCGCGTTTAACCTCAACGATTTCGAAGACCTCAATTTGGTCGCCTACTTTTACATCGTTGTAGTTCTTAACGCCGATACCACATTCCATACCGTTACGTACTTCTTGTACGTCGTCTTTAAAGCGACGCAGTGATTCTAGCTCACCTTCG
This genomic window contains:
- the rpsO gene encoding 30S ribosomal protein S15, with translation MSLTKAETAKIIAEYGVKEGDTGSPEVQVALLTHNINKLQGHFADHKKDHHSRRGLLRMVSQRRKLLDYLKGKNAERYLDLIKRLGLRR
- the truB gene encoding tRNA pseudouridine(55) synthase TruB, producing MARRRKGRDINGIVLLDKPLGGSSNQLLQKVRWLYKATKAGHTGALDPLASGMLPLCLGEATKFSQFLLDAEKTYEVTAQLGVRTTTSDADGEVVEEKPVEVTEERVRKACLAFLGKSKQIPSMFSALKHQGKPLYHYARQGIEIEREPRDIEVYELDVLRIELPFVDMRIKCSKGTYIRSIVDDLGQNLGCGAYVTRLHRTEVADYPTDKMVSLDTLIEIQESLEDGDFKALDDLLIPMDTAVSRLPFVTINDAERNRFDNGQSVKGKCCEALSEGTSYRVYHGVDTSGIFLGVGEGVLDPKDQGTPKQEVFVNPKRRVVYS
- the rbfA gene encoding 30S ribosome-binding factor RbfA, with the translated sequence MAREFSRTDRVAQQVHKEVASILQNEYKHRVGDMPLITVSDVDVSRDLAHAKIFVTIYNSTEEEGKAQIKQLAEYKKFIRSILAKRIRMRSVPDLHFFEDKSIVEGMRISNLVSQTIAKDESKRDEDDSQEQE